The genomic stretch TTTAAATAGCTGCGATCGATACTCGTTGCATGTCGTTTAGTTTCAATATTGTTAGCTTTCCACCCCAAACACACCCAGTATCAATGGCTTGAAATTGCTCACTTTGAGTTTTTCCATTTAATGATGCCCAATGACCAAAAACAATGGTTAATTTATTATTTAGCTGCTGATTGTTCACATTGAACCAAGGAGTTAATTTTGGTGTTTGTTGCGGGCTTCCTTTGCTTGCAAAATCAAAGTTGAGCTCCTGATCCAAGTAGCGCATGCGAGTAAAAGTATTAACTGTATATTTAAATTTATCCAGTTCGTTTAAGTTTTCATGCCAATGTATGCTTTGATTATCATACATTCTGCTTAAATAAAAAGCGGCATCTTCGCCTTGGTATTTGGCTTGTGCGTCATCATTGGCATCAAGAGCTTGTTGGAGAGACCATTCGGGTGATAGGCCAGCATGACAGATCAGGGTATGGTAACGCTCTAAATAGATTGCTAAAGGTTGGGATTGTAAAAAACGAATCAATTGAGCTAAATCAGGGGCTGAAAACAATTCTTCAAGGTGATCTTTTGGGTTAGGTTGTTTATTTAAAAGGTAGGTGGCAATTAGATGAAGGTCGTGATTACCTAGTACCGTATGCATGCAATCCTGATGGGCTTGAATGTAACGTAAACAAGCTAAGGAATCAGGTCCTCGAGCGACAATGTCACCAACTAGATAAAGCGTGTCTTGTTTATGGTTAAACTGAATTTTTGCCAAGGTTGCTTTAAACTCGTTAAAGCAACCTTGTAAATCGCCAATAATATAATCAGCCATTAGTGGACTAAGTTCGGAATACTTAATCTAAAAACTGAAATAGGTGCTTCAAATTCAGTTCCAAACTCATTTCTGAAGGTGTAATGGCCTTGCATCGTACCTAAAGGGGTGTCAAGCACTGAGCCGCTGGTGTAACTATAACTTTCGCCAGGTGCGATTGTTGGTTGCTCACCTACAACGCCTTCACCTTCAACTTCCGTTTCTTTGCCGTCAGCATCGGTTATTAACCAGTAACGATTAAGTAACTTAGCGCTACATAAGCTATGGTTTTTAATCGTGATAGTGTAAGCAAACACAAACTTACTTTTATCCGGCTCAGACTGTCCTTCAATAAAGAAGGTTTCAACACTCACTTTGATGGGTGAGCCTAAATTACTGCTTGTTGTCATATAACCAATTTGCGATATCTATATATTGTTCAAGAGAAAGGTTTTCAGCTCTAAGCTTAATGTCTAAGCCTATTGTGGCCATTTCATCAGCAGTTAATAAATTAGATAAACTATTTCTAATTGTTTTTCTGCGTTGATTAAAGGCTTCTAAACAGACTGTATTGAGTAATTTGGTGCTTTTGGCACGTAACTGCTCTGGCTTTTTAGGGATAAGGCGTATGACTGCTGAATCCACTTTTGGAGCCGGTTTAAAGCACTCAGGCGGGACTTCAATCACAGGGATTGCATGGCAATAATACTGTGTCATGACACTTAAGCGACCAAAAGCCTTACAGTTAGGGCTTGCGACCATGCGTTTAACCACTTCTTTTTGCAGCATAAAATGCATATGCTCGATGTGATTTGAAAACTCGAACAAATGAAAAAGCAGTGGTGTCGAAATATTGTAAGGCAAGTTACCAAAGACTTTGATTTTCTTATCTTCAGGAACCAAGCTTGCAAAATCAAATTTCATCGCATCGCCTTGGTAGACCGTTAATTTCGGACCCAAAAAAGGATGATGGATGAGTCGTTCTGCCAGATCTTTATCAAGTTCAACTACGGTTAAATGGCCAGATAAGTCAGTTACAGGCTCTGTAATTGCACCTAGTCCTGGACCGATTTCAACTAAGCAGTCTTCAGGCTTAGGGTCGATAGCCGTGACAATTTTATCGATTATCATGGCATCGTCTAAAAAGTTTTGGCCAAAACGTTTTCTGGCTCTGTGGCCTAAATGTACTTTATCTGTCATTAACTCTGCGCTTTTTTTGTCGCTAAATGGATTGCTTCTTTGAGAGCTAGCTCAAAGCTGCCTACTTCAGCGGTACCTGAGCCGGCTAAATCAAGCGCAGTTCCATGGTCAACTGAAGTTCGAATAAACGGTAAACCCAATGTGATATTCACTGAATTACCAAAACCTTTATATTTTAACACAGGTAAGCCTTGATCGTGATACATCGCAAGCACGGCATCGGCATTATTTAGGTATTTATCCTGAAAAAGCGTATCAGCGGGCAAAGGACCAATTAAATTCATGCCTTCGCTATTGAGCTGCTCCATGGTAGGGATAATGGTAGTGAGCTCTTCGGTGCCCAAATGACCGTTTTCTCCTGCGTGTGGGTTGAGGCCACATACCAAAATACGCGGATTGGCGATTGCAAATTTTTCACGAAGGTCGTTGTTCAGAATTTCAGTGACTTTGCGAAGTCTATCTGGAGTAATTGCTTTGGATACATAAGCCAGAGGAATATGCGTTGTCACTAAAGCGACGCGCAGCCCTTCAGTCGCCAGCATCATCACAACATCGGGTGTATTCGATTGTTGGGCGAAATATTCTGTGTGGCCGCTAAATGAAATACCGGCTTGATTGATGATCCCTTTATGCACGGGGCCTGTAACGATAGCATCAAAATTACCTGCGATATTGTTTTCACAGGCAACTCTCAGCGTCTCTAGAACATAAGCCCCATTTGCTTCATCAAGAACCCCTGGCGAAGCGGGGGCAGCCATATCCACTTGTTGGATAAATAGTTGGCCTGCCGCTTGGATTGTTGGGGGCTGGCTGGCATCAAATTCAATCAGTGTTAGCGGTAAGTTAAGTAACTTTGCACGTTCAGTGAGTAAATTAGCGTCGGCAATCGCGATTAACTGAGCATCCCATTGACGTTGTGCTAATTTAATCAGCAAATCCGGACCAATACCGGCAGGCTCACCTGGTGTAATTGCGATTCTAAGTGCCATAACTATTCGTCAGCCAATATTTCAATGTGAGCTTGCTCACGAATTTCTTGCTGCCAAGCAAAGCTTTCTTCTTTAAATTTTCGATTAAACAACATTTGTTGTGCGCGGTTACGCTTGGCTATTTCTGTTTTATCAGCAATGCGTTTGCCTAAAAGCTGCACTATGTGCCAACCATAGTTGGTACGAAATGGCTGACTAAGCTCATCTTTTTCAAGGCTCAGTAATGCATCTCTGAATGCTGGAACATAAGTTGTAGGGTCGGTCCAGTCATACTCGCCACCTTTAAGTGCTGAGCCCGGATCTTCAGAGTGCTCTTTTGCAAGTGCAGCAAAATCGGCTGTGCCTGCGTTTAAATCTTTGACAAAGCCTTCAAGCATGCTTTTGGCTTTTTCTTCACTGACAATAATTGACGGTTTGATTAAGATATGGCGCGAGCGAACTTCAACAGTTTCAACTACTTGGCGACCACGAATTTCTTGAATTTTGATAATGTGAAAACCAGCACCTGAGCGAAGTGGGCCAATGATCTCACCAGCTTTTTTCCCTTTGACCGCTTCAGCAAATAATGTTGGCATTTCATTAATGCCCATCCAACCTAGCTGACCGCCTTCAAGTGCTTTTTGGCCACCTGAAGAAGCAATAGCGATGCGTTTGAATTCACTGCCTTCGTTGAGAAGTTTAATTACTTTTTCTGCTCGAATTTTTGCATCTTCGATATCTTGAGTTGAACCTTCCACCGGTAAATCAATTAAAATGTGGCCGATATCATACTCTTCATTCGTTTGGCCTTGCTGATCTAAAATTGTGAGTAAGTTTTCGATTTCTTGGAGGCTGATATAAATTCGACGTTCAACATTTGACCTTAATACTTGTTGAGTGGTCATTTCTGTGCGCATCTCTTCGCGGTATGCTTGATAATTATCGCCAGATGATTCTATGGTCTTGCGTAAATCAGCCAAAGTGCCACCTTGCTCTTTTGCCATTTGCATCAGAGTTTGATCAAGTTGAGCATCGGAAATCTGTAACCCCATACGACCAGCCATTTGCATTAACAATTCTTGATTGATTAACCTTTCCATTGCTTGTAGTCGTAATGCGTCATCAGATGGGAGTGATTGCGAATCATCTTTGGCTCGGCTTTTTACACGATTAATGATGGTATCGATTTCACTTTGTAGTACCACGCCATCGTTGACGATTGCCGCGACTTTATCTATTTGCACTTCTTTTGCGACACTTAAATTGCTCATGCTCAGGCTAAACATGGCGGTTAGTAGTAATGTTTTTAACTTCATTGTTATTGTTTCTTGCGTTAGTTATTTAGGAAGTACGGGCGACGATAATTAAAAATACCTTGCTGCAATAGCTTGTTGGCATCATAACTATCTTTTCCACCGAGTCCTTTAAATACAAAATTAAACCGAATTCCTGAATCAAAAACGGCAGTTTGTTCGTTAAGTCCTGAAATAGACTGATTTAAGTCTGTTTCAATTTGTCTATGTCCGGTAATTTGAAATGCCCAACAACATGATTCATATTGCAGTCCGGTTAGCAATTCGACACTGCGATTTGTTTCTAAATCACGGTGGTAACTCGCAATAAAATGCCAGTTCTGATTAATTGGCACACTGGTAAACATACCCATTTGCTCAATCTTATTGCCAGATACATCATTTGCAAAGCGATGATTTACTTGTACCAGCTGCTGATCGTCACCTTTGTAGTCTAAAGTAACATGAGATTGGATGAATTGTTTACCTTCTGTGTCATATTGCACACCACTTGATAAATACCAACGGCGGTGCCAATGCAGCATTGCTTCACCTGCAAAAAGTGCATTATAAGAACCTTCTGAGGCAATTAAAGCCGCTGTTTGTTCTGACGGTTTCGCTTCGTTTGAAAGGTAAAATATCTGACCCACACTTAGGTTAAATAGTTCCTCATTTTTATTACTGAATATACGCGTTGTTGCGCCAAGGGTAAATTGATTCGCCCTAGCAATCCGGTCCACTCCCGAATAGCGTTTATCTCTAAACAAGCCAAAGAAATCATCTTGTAGGCGGGTGGTATCGTAAAAGCCGATGTTATCTTGATTTTTATCTGGCACATACAGATATTGAAGTTGAGGAGTCAAAGTCTGTAATCCATCTTCAACTAACCAATCTGTATCGCGTTCAAAGTTTATTTGGCCATAGAGGCGTAACTTAGGCAGTGTTCTGTTAACCGTTTCATCAAATTGGTAACCATTTTCGGTCAGATCACCTTTTTGCTGATAATTAGTTTGCATCAAACTTAATTCAGATAAAAAAGACCATGCATAGTCCTGATATAAATATTGCGCTTTAGGCTCTATGTGCAAACGGGTCGCTTCGTAAATTTTGGCGACGTTTTTGTCTGCGTTGTTGGCTTTTTTCAAGTCGTTATTTTTAAAATGACTGAGCTCACCATCGACAGTAAAGTTTATATTTTGCCATTGATATGCTTGTGTTTGATTAAAGCTAATCTGTGGGTAGGCAGAGTACGAACTTAAGTGATCACCGAGTACTTCAAAGTTCTGTACTTTGATATCGGTTTGCCAGCGCTCGCCTAGGTGGGTGAGCAATCCTGTACGATAAAGCTGTGTATCTGTTTTATTGGCGTAGTTAGAATTTAAATCAGTTAAATAGTTATCATCACTGATATTGGTCACATCTATCATGCCACGCCAGTTATCACTGAGCTTAGAACTTTGTTGCCAGTGAAATAAATAGCGATCATCTAACGTCGGTTCAGAGTCATCTTTTTTCAAATACTCAAGGGCAATTAAACCTTGATGTTGTTCAGTCAAATAGCGAAATTCAGTTTGTAATTGAAGGCCAATATTGGACATGTACCTAGGGGTAATTGTAGCGTCATAATTAGGCGCTATATTCCAATAGTAAGGTGTTTTTGTTTCTAAGCCATAGCGGTCGGAGCTGCCAATGTTAGGCGCTAAAAACCCTGATTTACGTTTATCATTAATTGGGTAGGTAAAATATGGGATATATAAAAGTGGTGTATCGTACACTTTTAATACCGCACCATACGTTTCTCCCCAACCTTCTTCTTGGGATAAGCGTATTTTCGATGCGTGAATCGACCAAGTTTCGCTATCTGCTGGGCAGGTCGTAAAACTACCATTAAATAAATTGAGCTCATTTTCATTAATGGCTAATTTTTCAGCGTAACCTCGGCCTTGTTGTTGAGTCAAACGATACTCAGCACCATGCAAATTGATACTGTTTTCGCCTAAGTTAGCATTTAAGCCTGAACTGGTAATGACAGATTGATTATCTTCAAATGTGATTGGGCCGCGGGCATCCAATAAACCTTGAATTTTATCAATTAAGGCAGATTGAGCTGTGAGAGTCATTAATGGTGAGTTTATCACCACATCACCACTAAATTGCGCACTTTGCGTGCCGATTACTTCTACATTATCAGCTTCGATGTCCATTGATTTCGCTGCAATTCCTGGAAGTGGCTGCCATGCTCTGGTTTGGGGGGAAGCATCACAGATCTGTGCTGTCGCTTCAGTGTTGGCATTTGTTGCTTGGCTAAAGCCAGAAAACAACAATAAGCCCCAGAGTTTGTTCATTTATTAACCTTAATGCTCAGGTGGTTAGCAGGAATGCCACATAATAAAACAATTTTAAATATTTCTCTAATGAATGAAATTGTTATGATAGTAAAAAAATGTAATTTAGTGATCTTATGAATCAACGCTTCGACGCCTTACAACAGTTTGTTCATGCCAATTGCATGGGGGCTCATTTTACACTAGAGCCTATTACCGGAGATGCCAGTTTTCGACGTTATTATCGTTTAATCAGTGCTGAGCAGTGCGGTATTGTGATGGACTCAGATCCGTCTCGTGTCAATAACCAACCATTTGTTGAATATAATCAAGTCTTTGCTGAGCAAGGTTTGCGTTTACCGCACATTTTATCTGCTGATGAAGCTCACGGATTTTTTTTGCTAGAAGATTTAGGTCAAACGCATTTAGCTGATTTGGTTAATGAGCCACAAATAATAAAATATTATCAACAGCTGATTGATTTAATTCCTTTAATCGCTAAGACCCCAGCAGTCAATTCGATGAAGCGTTACGACACAGATTTTGTCAATGTAGAATTGACTATCTTTCAAGAGTGGTTAGTAGAAACATTTCTCGAAATGGCCCTCTCACACAATGAGTATGAGATGTGGCAAGCGGTCACAAGCTTGTTAACTGATAATTTATTAAAACAGCCACAAGTAACAGTCCATCGTGACTATCACAGCCGTAATTTGATGTTTTGCCAGCAGCAGTGGGTCGTGATTGATTATCAAGATGCAGTCACAGGCCCTGTTACCTATGATTTAGTGTCCTTATTGCGTGATTGCTACCATCAACTACCTGCTGAGCAATTTGAAGTGTTGTTTGATTATGGCTATCAGGCATTAACATCAGTGGGCTTATTGGATGGTGCGTCTAAGGTTGAGTTTACCCGTTGGTTTGATTTAGTCGGGTTACAGAGGCACCTTAAAGCTGCTGGAATTTTTACACGCTTAGCGCAGCGAGACCAAAAGCCCGGTTATTTATCATCAATTTTACCGACCATGAGTTATATCACTGAAATTTCAGCTCGATATATTGAACTATCAGCGCTGCATCAATGGCTGGTTAAGCACATCATTCCAAAACTCCAAGAGCAATTATGAAAGCGATGATTTTAGCGGCAGGAAGAGGGAAGCGCATGATGCCGCTGACTGCTGAGCAACCTAAGCCGATGTTAAAAGTAAATGACCGCCCTTTACTTGATTATCATTTATCATGCTTAAAAGCTGCAGGTGTGACAGATGTTGTTATCAATTTGGCTTGGTGCGGTGACGTTATTCGTGCTTTTTGTCAACAAGGCCAAAAATGGGGGTTGGATATCCAATACTCCCCGGAGCCACCTGAAGGGCTTGAGACCGCAGGTGGGATTATTCAGGCGTTGCCGTTATTAGGAGAAGAGCCCTTTATTGTAATCAATGGGGATGTATTCACCGATTATGATGCCCATAGTTTGATTCAGCTGCAAATTGATCCCGGCCATGCCCATTTAGTCCTTATCGAAAACCCAGAACATAACCCCTCAGGTGATTTTTCTTTATCTCATGGCATGGTAAAAAGTGAGGGAGAGGTATGCCACACTTTTGCGGGGATCGCCGTTTATCATCCAACATTTTTTACTGGATTGAGTGCTGAGTTTCGCCCATTAGCCCCGTTGCTACGAGAAAAAATGGCGCATAATCAGGTCACTGGTGAACTTTATTTAGGACAGTGGGTCGATGTGGGAACGCCCGAGCGTTTAGCACAGTTAGATGCAAGTCAGCGCACCTTGCTTTAAAAACAATAACTATTTGATGTAATAACAGGATTGAGTATATGTGGGGAAAGGTTTTAGGCACTTTGTTTGGCTTTTTATTTGGTCGCTGGTTAGGTGCTATTTTAGGTTTTTATCTAGGTCATATGTTTGATCGTTCAATCAAGCAGAACTTTGATAAGGCGGGAGGATTTCAGTCCTTATTTAGTGGCGAAGAAGTCAGTGAACGCCAAGCGTTATTTTTTTATACCTGTTTTTCTGTGATGGGGCATATTGCCAAATCAAATGGTCGTGTCAGTGAAACGCATATCAAAGCGGCCGGATTGTTTATGGATGAAATGCAGCTATCAGGAGAGAGTCGGCAAGAGGCGCAAGATGCATTTCGTGCGGGAAAAGACAACGAGTTTACATTTAAAGAGACATTACAAGAATTTAAACGTCGCTTTTCGGGTCGTTATGATTTATTGCAGCTGTTTATTGAAATTCAAATTCAAATGGCATTTTGTGATGGTCACTTGTCTGAATCTGAGCGTGAGTTATTGCAACAAGCGGCCAAGCTATTAGGTTTTTCGCAAACACATTTCAATTTCATTCTAAAACGTTATCAAGCAGAGTTTAAATTTAGCCAGCAGCGTCAACAATCGGGCGATAAACAGCGTCAGTCGACGACCCAAACAAGCGTGATGGGGCGAAAACAGGCTTTAGATGTGTTGGGTGTTAGTGATTCAGCAAGTGCGGCAGAGATTAAAAAAGCGTATCGAAAATTAATGAGTCAGCATCACCCTGATAAACTTGTTTCACAAGGGTTACCAGAGCATTTGATGGAAGTGGCAAAACGAAAAAGCCAAGATATTCAAGCTGCATATGAATACCTTAAAAAGCATCCAGCGTAATAAAAATAGACCGGCTACAGATGACCTTAAATGCCAATTTTTGTTAAGAATCCATAAATTTCTTTTAGTAAGCGAGCTTGCTGCCTTGGATTTTGCTGACTACTAAAGAGCTCGCGTTGTCGGTAATTAATTTTATGTTCTTTGGTGGCCATTTTTTTTCGCTGCTGCAGAGTTGTTTTGACTAAATTGCTATCTTCACTGCTAAAAATATCTAAGACAGGCGAGCTGACTTTGGCAAAGCGTTGATTAAGCGTGTAGTTGAGTTCTGGATCTGGTAAGTAACTACTTAAAAACACAAAGGCATCCACTTCTTCTTCAGCTTGTTCTGAAAAGTACTCGACTAACAAACTACTTGAGGCTCCTTGAGCAATGACAATGATGAACCCTGGATGATTGAGAGCGGATTGATACAAAGCTTTAAATCGACTCAGCAGTTGGAGTTTATAAGCGGCTAAATCATCTTTGTTTAAGATAGCTAATGCTGGTGCGTGAAACATATTAGGATCGGCTTGGATATCCTGATTATAAAAGGCAATCGGATCTGGAATATTCATCGCGTAACTGACCCAGCCGTATTCATTTAATTCAGTACGTAAATAATCAAGCCCATAATGATTATTAGCCGGCATGTGCCAATCCGGTAATAAAATGACGACTCCTTTTGCCATCGCTGAAGTGCGGTCGCGAAACAGTACTGCAAATTCAGTTTCACCCGCCAAAATCATTTTAATTTCATCGCCACGGTAGTAATGAAACATATCTTGCTGATACACACTTTCAAGTGACTCTGGCGCAGAAATTTCAGTCGCACTGACTGTGAAACTAATTAAAAAGATGAGTAAGTATTTCAAATACACCTCAATTGAGAGCCTGATTAATCTTGTTAACGGCCTCAGGTCAAAAAAGTTAACGTCATCCGGTCAATAATTATAGAGGTTGAGCATCAAAACGGACAAGGAGCCGTAAATTCAAGCCAATTTTCTGTGATGGGGTGGCTCAGCGCTAAATATTCAGCATGGAGTTGAAGGCGAGGGGCCATTGCGAGTGCATCTGGATGAGCATATAGTCGGTCACCCAAAATGACGTGACCTTGTGAGAGCATGTGGACACGAAGTTGGTGAGAGCGACCTGTGATGGGGGTCAGAGCAACTCGAGTGACATTTTTTTCATAATTAAGCACTTGCCAATGGGTTAATGATGGCTTGCCATGGTCAAAATCAACCATTTGTTTTGGGCGATTTGGCCAATCACAAATAAGGGGTAAATCAATACTACCAGTCTGCTCAGCGAGGTGTCCAAATACCCGTGCGATGTAGCGTTTTTTGGTTTTTCGGTCTTGAAATTGTCGGCTGATGTGACTGTGAGCGGCTTTATGAAGCGCCATGCAAATCAGTCCAGAAGTGGCCATATCGAGACGATGGACAATCTTGGCGGTTGGAAAAACTCGTTGTACGCGTTTTTCTAAGCTATCAGCATGAATAGGATCTTTACCTGGCACAGTCAGCAATTCGCTGGGTTTGTTTAAAATGAGTAAGTCATCATCTTGATAAATAATTTCAAGATAGGGGGTCATCGGGGGAGAGTAATTAAGTAACACGGCCAGCCTCATTATTTGAAGCTGGCCATTTTAGTCAAATGCTTAGTGAGAGACAACAATTAAACGGATGGCATCTAATTTAAGCTGTGTCTTTTCGATGTGTTGATCTAGTTCAGCTTGTTGTTTTGCCAAAAATTGGATCTCTTCATCACGAATGTTTGGGTTACACTTTTTCAGTGAAGTTAATCGTTCTACTTCGTCAGCCATAGCTGCAGACATAGATTGGTGCGCACCTGCTTTTATGGTGAGCATTTCTTGTTCCGCCATCGTCGCTGCAGTTTGAATTAAGCCATGAATCTGTGGTTGTAAAGCATTGGCTAATTTACTTGCAGTTTGACGGCCTACGGCTGAAAGTTGCTGATTAAAGCCATCAAATCCGACATTAGCAGCTAAATTATTACCGGCTTTGTCGAGTAATATACGAATTGGTGTTGGTGGTAAGAAACGGCCGATTTGTAATGATTTCGGCGCACTGGCTTCTGCAATATAAATCAGCTCAACAAAAAAGCTTCCTGCAGGTAACTTTTTATTTTTAAGTAACGCCACAGAGCTTGAACCAAAATTATCATCGGCGATGAGTTCCATTGCCCCTTGAACCATCGGGTGATCCCAAGAAATAAAGTGAATATCTTCTTGGGCCAATGCAGTATCACGATCAAAGGTAACGGTAATGCCTTCGTCTTTTAAACACGGAAATGAAGGCACCAACATGTGTTCAGTTGGTTTTAGAATGATGCTATTTTCACCTTTGTCATCTTGATTAACCCCAAAGACATCAAAGATTTTAATCATAAACATCGCCAATTGAGTTTCGTCATCTTTGGCAGCAATAGCTTCGACTAACTCTTCCGCTCGTCCTTGACCACTTGAGTGTAATTCGAGTAGACGATCTCGGCCCTGTTCCATTTTGTTTTTGAGAACTTGATTTTGTTTCGCTGCTTGTTCAAGTAAAGGGTCGAGTTCTTCTTCATCACAGTTGTGATTGCTAATTAACTCGAGTAAGTCTTCGCTAAATTCTTGATATAACAGTTGGCCTGTACTTGAGGTTTGTTCAAAGGCATCAATACCTTCGTGATACCAACGAAAGAGAACTTCTTGTGCGGTATTTTCGAAGTAAGGAACATGAATTTGAATGTCTTGCGTTTGGCCAATTCGATCTAAACGTCCGATGCGTTGCTCAAGTAAATCAGGGTTCAGTGGTAAATCAAACAACACTAAGGTGTGAGCAAACTGGAAATTACGACCTTCAGAGCCAATTTCTGAGCACAGTAACACTTGCGCTGCATTATCTTCATCAGCAAAAAAAGCCGCAGCGCGATCGCGCTCAATAATAGACATGCCTTCGTGAAACACCGCAGCCTTGATGGCTTCACGTTCGCGCAGTTCTTGCTCTAAACTTAAGGCTGTTTGCGCATGAGCACAAATGACTAAAACTTTTTCGCGTTTGAGCTCTAATAGTTTATCTACTAGCCAATCGACGCGCGGGTCAAATTTAGTCCAGCTAGCTGTGCTGCCTTCAAACTCTTGAAAAATTTGCTCAGGAAATAAAGCGCGAAGGGCTGCTTGTTCTTGGTTTTGACTGCCACTGATATTGCCCATTACAGACATCGCGGTGCTGTACTGTTTTGGCATAGCCACCGGATGTGCCTCGAGAATACGAGTTGGGAAACCAGAAATCGCACTGCGACTATTTCTAAATAAAATACGGCCTGTGCCATGGCGATCGAGTAATAACGATAAAATTTCGTTACGCGCTTCTTGTTGCCCTTTGGCGACATCGCTCAACAGTTGAGTGATATGGGTGTCACTTAATAATTGTGTGAGAGTTGTTTGCGCGCTCTGATTTAAATCATCGTTTGATAAGAGTTGGTTTGCTGCTTCAGCAACTTCTTGATAGTGACTTTCTTCTTCAACAAAGGCGTCATAATCATAAAAACGATCCGGATCAAGCAATTTCAAACGGGCAAAGTGGCTTTCATGGCCAAGTTGCTCAGGTGTTGCAGTCAGTAGGATGAGGCCTTTGATATCTTGGCTTAACTCTTCAATGCGGATGTATTCTGTGCTTGGTTTGCTTTTATCAAAGCGTAAGTGATGGGCTTCATCGACAACTAATAAATCCCAATCCGCTAATGTCGCTTTTTCGAACCAACGTTTTTTCTTGGTTAAAAACTCTAAGCTGACTAAAACGAGTTGTTCTGTTTCAAATGGGTTGTCGGAGTCCGCATATGCTTCGGTGCATCGTTCTTCATCAAAGATGGAAAACTTCAAATTAAAGCGACGCAGCATTTCGACTAACCACTGATGTTGTAAATTCTCAGGGACAACAATTAATATTCGGCTTGCACGACCAGCAATTAATTGCTGATGAATGATCATCCCTGCTTCAATGGTTTTACCTAAGCCAACTTCATCTGATAACAGCACTCGCGGAGCAAAGCGTTTACCGACTTCTTCAGCAATATATAATTGATGAGGAATTAAGCTGGCTCTGGGTCCAATTAATCCTCGAAGAGGTGATTGCTCACTTTGATACTGATGTTGCCACGTTTGATAGCGCAATGTGTAGCGGTCGAAGCGGTCAATTTGACCAGCAAATAATCGGTCTTGTGGGTGATTAAATTTAATAAAGTGATCTAAAAACGTCTCTTTTAATTGTGCTGGTTCATCGTCATCTGCACGACGACCGGTGTAACACAAAATACCATTTTGCTCACTGATACTTTCAACAATTAATTCCCACTCATCGATCGAGCGGATTTTATCCCCAGGATTAAAAACAACACGGGTAACAGGTGCTTCTAACATTGAATAAACGCGGTTATCACCGGTAGCTGGAAATAAAATAGTCACATGGCGGCCTTCAACCGACACAACTGTCCCCAGCCCTAAATC from Pseudoalteromonas ulvae UL12 encodes the following:
- the rapA gene encoding RNA polymerase-associated protein RapA — protein: MNFSLGQRWISDTESDLGLGTVVSVEGRHVTILFPATGDNRVYSMLEAPVTRVVFNPGDKIRSIDEWELIVESISEQNGILCYTGRRADDDEPAQLKETFLDHFIKFNHPQDRLFAGQIDRFDRYTLRYQTWQHQYQSEQSPLRGLIGPRASLIPHQLYIAEEVGKRFAPRVLLSDEVGLGKTIEAGMIIHQQLIAGRASRILIVVPENLQHQWLVEMLRRFNLKFSIFDEERCTEAYADSDNPFETEQLVLVSLEFLTKKKRWFEKATLADWDLLVVDEAHHLRFDKSKPSTEYIRIEELSQDIKGLILLTATPEQLGHESHFARLKLLDPDRFYDYDAFVEEESHYQEVAEAANQLLSNDDLNQSAQTTLTQLLSDTHITQLLSDVAKGQQEARNEILSLLLDRHGTGRILFRNSRSAISGFPTRILEAHPVAMPKQYSTAMSVMGNISGSQNQEQAALRALFPEQIFQEFEGSTASWTKFDPRVDWLVDKLLELKREKVLVICAHAQTALSLEQELREREAIKAAVFHEGMSIIERDRAAAFFADEDNAAQVLLCSEIGSEGRNFQFAHTLVLFDLPLNPDLLEQRIGRLDRIGQTQDIQIHVPYFENTAQEVLFRWYHEGIDAFEQTSSTGQLLYQEFSEDLLELISNHNCDEEELDPLLEQAAKQNQVLKNKMEQGRDRLLELHSSGQGRAEELVEAIAAKDDETQLAMFMIKIFDVFGVNQDDKGENSIILKPTEHMLVPSFPCLKDEGITVTFDRDTALAQEDIHFISWDHPMVQGAMELIADDNFGSSSVALLKNKKLPAGSFFVELIYIAEASAPKSLQIGRFLPPTPIRILLDKAGNNLAANVGFDGFNQQLSAVGRQTASKLANALQPQIHGLIQTAATMAEQEMLTIKAGAHQSMSAAMADEVERLTSLKKCNPNIRDEEIQFLAKQQAELDQHIEKTQLKLDAIRLIVVSH
- the rluA gene encoding bifunctional tRNA pseudouridine(32) synthase/23S rRNA pseudouridine(746) synthase RluA — encoded protein: MLLNYSPPMTPYLEIIYQDDDLLILNKPSELLTVPGKDPIHADSLEKRVQRVFPTAKIVHRLDMATSGLICMALHKAAHSHISRQFQDRKTKKRYIARVFGHLAEQTGSIDLPLICDWPNRPKQMVDFDHGKPSLTHWQVLNYEKNVTRVALTPITGRSHQLRVHMLSQGHVILGDRLYAHPDALAMAPRLQLHAEYLALSHPITENWLEFTAPCPF